A window from Azoarcus sp. DD4 encodes these proteins:
- the cbiE gene encoding precorrin-6y C5,15-methyltransferase (decarboxylating) subunit CbiE, with translation MQTETLHIIGILDDGWAGLADAARQRLAGCGMVIGAARTLALVAPFLPESTVLRDMDGALSKVPSWVRDAQADGLAVAVLATGDPLCHGIAAFLIGKLGAAQVAVHPAPSTIQLACARLKKPWQDIAIASCHSADAGEWAAGATPDHGLYKLVRAVAEHPRVAAFTGPDNSPDRIARALLAAGYGEDTRISVAARLCLADEAVFADLPLADAAAMRFPDPNIVVIERTPAERRALFGFDDGDYVQRQPEKGLITKLEARAVSLAKLGLAADSIVWDIGAGSGSVGLEASRIARHGHVWAIEKNEADAANARENARRLRADNYTLAHAKAPAALDTWPDPDAVFIGGSGGELAELILLALQRLRPDGRLVMNFVTLENLATATTVLAVAGAVWDVTQLSAARSQPILDMHRLAAQNPVWIVCARKSVAQTEADTDD, from the coding sequence ATGCAGACTGAAACCCTCCACATCATCGGCATCCTCGACGACGGCTGGGCCGGCCTCGCCGACGCCGCCCGCCAACGCCTCGCCGGCTGCGGCATGGTGATCGGCGCCGCGCGTACGCTGGCGCTGGTCGCGCCCTTCCTGCCCGAATCCACCGTGCTGCGCGACATGGACGGCGCGCTGTCGAAGGTGCCCAGCTGGGTGCGCGACGCCCAGGCGGACGGCCTCGCCGTCGCGGTGCTGGCCACCGGCGATCCGCTCTGCCACGGCATCGCCGCCTTCCTGATCGGCAAGCTCGGCGCCGCGCAGGTCGCGGTGCATCCGGCGCCGTCAACCATTCAGCTGGCCTGCGCGCGGCTGAAAAAGCCCTGGCAGGACATCGCGATTGCCTCCTGCCACAGCGCCGACGCCGGCGAGTGGGCCGCCGGTGCCACGCCGGACCACGGCCTCTACAAGTTGGTGCGCGCGGTGGCGGAACATCCCCGCGTCGCCGCCTTCACCGGCCCCGACAACAGCCCCGACCGCATCGCCCGCGCGCTGCTCGCCGCCGGCTACGGCGAGGACACGCGCATCTCGGTCGCCGCCCGCCTGTGCCTGGCCGACGAGGCGGTGTTCGCCGATCTCCCGCTCGCGGACGCGGCGGCGATGCGCTTCCCCGACCCCAACATCGTCGTCATTGAACGCACGCCGGCCGAACGGCGTGCGCTGTTCGGTTTCGACGACGGCGACTACGTCCAGCGCCAGCCGGAGAAAGGCCTGATCACCAAGCTGGAAGCGCGCGCGGTGTCGCTCGCCAAGCTCGGGCTCGCCGCCGACAGCATCGTCTGGGACATCGGCGCCGGCTCCGGCTCGGTCGGGCTGGAAGCCAGCCGCATCGCCCGCCACGGCCACGTGTGGGCGATCGAGAAGAACGAGGCCGATGCCGCCAACGCGCGCGAAAACGCCCGCCGCCTGCGCGCGGACAACTACACCCTGGCGCACGCCAAGGCCCCGGCCGCACTGGATACCTGGCCCGACCCGGACGCGGTCTTCATCGGCGGCTCCGGCGGCGAGCTGGCTGAACTCATCCTCCTCGCTCTCCAGCGGCTGCGCCCCGACGGCCGGCTGGTGATGAACTTCGTCACCCTCGAAAACCTCGCCACCGCGACCACGGTACTGGCGGTGGCCGGCGCAGTTTGGGACGTCACCCAGCTATCCGCCGCGCGCAGCCAGCCCATCCTCGACATGCACCGGCTCGCCGCGCAGAACCCCGTGTGGATCGTCTGCGCGCGCAAGAGCGTCGCCCAAACGGAAGCAGACACCGATGACTGA